In one window of Hyla sarda isolate aHylSar1 chromosome 1, aHylSar1.hap1, whole genome shotgun sequence DNA:
- the LOC130267348 gene encoding olfactory receptor 10A7-like: MSDCQGNNETRIRAFLLLGLSNEYAVKQLLFGIFSLIYIFTTIGNITIIIIVTVDSKLNSPMYFFLRNLSLTEIFYISVTVPRMLKDFLHHDNCISFIECAIQLYFFCFLGTTECFTLGIMAYDRCVAICSPLLYTSIMTKTLCLRFVIGSFLIAIFLSMGQITFVFSLPFCGPNTIDHYFCDLLPVVNLICADTSTNEITILLYGSLVIFTPFVLILISYIKILAAVLSSSAEQSKAYSTCTSHLTSVILFYGAAIITYLRTKPSYISKGDKILSLLYSVLIPMLNPLIYSLRNSQVKTAIKSLFKVKK; this comes from the coding sequence ATGAGTGATTGTCAAGGAAACAATGAAACAAGAATAAGAGCATTCCTACTCTTAGGGCTTTCCAATGAATATGCTGTTAAGCAATTACTTTTTGGGATcttctcacttatatatatatttaccacgATAGGAAAcataactataataataatagtgacagTTGACAGCAAACTGAACTCTCCCATGTATTTCTTCCTCAGAAATCTATCACTTACAGAAATATTCTACATTTCAGTTACTGTTCCGCGTATGCTGAAAGACTTTTTGCATCATGATAATTGTATTTCATTCATTGAATGTGCCATTCAactatattttttctgtttcctTGGTACTACAGAGTGCTTTACACTTGGCATCATGGCATATGATCGGTGTGTGGCTATCTGCTCACCTCTTTTGTATACCAGTATAATGACTAAAACATTATGCTTAAGGTTTGTAATAGGAAGTTTTCTTATCGCAATATTTCTCTCTATGGGGCAAATAACATTTGTCTTCAGCTTGCCCTTCTGTGGTCCTAATACAATAGATCACTATTTTTGTGATTTGCTTCCAGTGGTTAATCTGATATGTGCAGATACATCTACAAATGAAATCACTATATTATTATATGGATCTTTAGTTATATTTACACCTTTTGTTCTCATCTTAATCTCCTATATTAAAATTCTAGCTGCAGTTCTAAGTTCTTCAGCTGAACAGTCCAAAGCATACTCAACTTGTACTTCCCATCTAACCTCTGTAATATTATTTTATGGAGCAGCTATTATAACCTATTTAAGAACAAAGCCTAGCTATATTAGCAAAGGAGACAAGAtattatcacttctgtatagtGTACTGATTCCTATGCTAAACCCACTGATATATAGTCTGAGAAACTCTCAGGTGAAGACCGCCATCAAATCATTGTTTAAAGTAAAGAAGTAA